CCAGCGCCTTCCTCGAGGGAAGAGATTGACACTTTCTCGAGCAGTCGTGGCGGCGCATTGTCAAGCGAGCTTTGTGCGCACCCTCTAGAGTGAAAATATCCCTCATGCAAAATAATAATAATCGAATGATATTGGTTGTATGTGAACAAATTGACTAATCCTTTCGTAGTACATCATTTGTAAATTTGTGAATGCCATTATTTCGAAACAGAGGTAGTAACACAATTTTGAAAAGTTTGATCATGCATACATGTTTTTTTCCATCTCTCTTCCACTAGCAAAGCATAAATCTATATGTAGAAAATATCTTCCACTCAAAGCAATACAGATCTATATCTAGAAAATATCTTCCACTCAAAGCAATACAGATAAGCATGCACCCCTGTAATTGGTAACTGATTGGCAACATGACACATCAGCTACGTTTGTGCACAGACGAAGCCATGCTAGTGCTAGATAGAAAAAGCAAAAGCTCGGTTGGCATAATTGAGCAACCCCATGTACGTTGTTCGGGGCAAAAGCTCACGCACACCCTCCTTTGCTTGGCACCCTACCAGATCCTTGTTCAGGGAACAAGACAAGAATCGTACGGCTGGCGTGAAGTGATCTGACCAGATATACTGTACGTGTCGGTGCATATAAGTCGCGCCGTAGATGCGCACATGCACTACAACATTATCTTGAAGACGCTGAAAAATTAGATTTCGGAGTTGCTAGAAGGCAAGCGTGGCTGATATCTTGCATGTTTTAGCCACCATGTGTTTTTTTTTTACAGATTTGCTAATTCTCAGCTAGGTGAAAACTGGATTAGTGACCTTATTCAGGATCACGGTGGGCATTCGGGTTTACCCAAAATTTTCTGGTCGGGTCGGGTTTCTAATACCAGCACCCGATGTTCCCTCAAAATTTCTAAGACCCGACAAATCAGGTACCCGAAAAATCGGGTCTGGGTCCGGATAGTTTGGGTTCGAGGCTCGGATTTCGGTTTTATGCCCACCGTGAATTCATGGTTGGATCATTGTTCCAAGATTTGTGCCGGTGGGCACCACCCTACCTTATCTCTTCCCCATACCGGGGTGGGGGGGTGCCGGCGGTAGAGAAGATGGGAACGTGGCTTATGAGGGATGTCCAGAGGTGGTGGTGGACCAACAGAGGAGGAGCTCCAGTCAAAAGCCGTTGTGGCAGGGAGGACATCGGtgtcttggggggggggggggggggggggggtataagaAAGGAGGAAAGCAGCGGTGATGTCAGTCAGTCGACGGAGAACTAACCTAATTCTCCGCTCCGCCTTAGGGGACTCTTTTGTTTATTAGTTTTGTATGTATTTGTTGCAACTGCACTTTCTATCCGAAATTCAAAGCCCGTATAGAGATTATTAAGATCATTTTTGTACTCCAGGTCCATTAGACATGAAACACTTGATTCTAAGGCGAACCATAGCATTCGTTCGTGATGGCTCGCTGACGGCATGCATCTCGGCCGGCCGTCGCCGTCCATGCATCCATGCATGCAACCAGAGTACTCCAGTACCACACGATCACGACGTGACACTCGGTGCGTATATGCAAATTAAAGCAAAGCTAGCCGCCGACGATCAGACGGCCGGATCAACAAGCTATAATACCTAGCTACGGCGCGCAGCTAGCTACACTCCGGCGTGGCGACGGAGTGCTGCAACCGTAGCTGCTCGTAGAACCTCTGGATGAAGTCGTCGCACTCGGCGTCCACGCGCTCGTTGCTGCCGCCCTCCGGCACGACTGGGAACGGCGAGTCGGTGACGCGCAGCGGCCGGACGCCGGCGGGGCTGCGGCCCAGGATCCACGCCACCATCGGGGACGGCGTCGCCGTGGCCACCCCTGCCACCGCTGGCGTGGCCCTTCCGGACTCGACGTCGGCGCTCATCATCTCGAACGCGCGAGCCACCGCGGCGGCGTCCAGGCCTCCGTAGTCGCCGCGGCCACGCCCGCCTCGGCCCTTGAAGGGGAAGAGCCCGTAGTACTGCGGGTAGGATGGCGTGGTGGTGCAGCTGAACTCCACCTCCCGCGCGCGGTGCCCGTAGAAGGACGccatggtggaggtggaggaggaggcggcgatgTGATGGCCGCCGGAGGTAGGGTGGACGAGGAGGCCGCGGAGCGCACGGCCGGCGAGCTTGCCGCGGCCGACGAGGAGGTGCATGTCCATCATGAGGCGCTTGCGACCCAGGCCGCGGCGCAGCATGTGGCAGACGGCGAGCACGACGTGCCACAGCCGCCGCGCCAGCCCGGGCTCCATGGGCCGCCGCGCCGGCGTCCTGGCAAGATCCATTAGTTTGTCCTAGTGATTTGAGTTGAAAGCCCTCCCAAGGGTGGTGTTGATGTAAAGCAACAAAGATAAACCGTGACACCTGACAGGTTAAGGAAGAGTGAGGGGAGTGGTTAGCTTAAGGGCTGAGCTAGCTTATCTGGAGATGACGGAATGAGCAGGCaaggggaggagaggaggaggtttATAGGGAAAGAAAAGCTTCAAGGGCCCTACTCAAACACAACTTAATATGGAAGCAAGGCTTTTGTAATTTATAACTTACGCCATGTTGTTGCTGTTGTCACTTGTTTCTGCTTGGAATTGACGACGCTAGCTGTTGTTCATAGTTTCATACTGGCATTGGTTCCTTGTTGATGTCTCATCAAATGAATTTACAGTGTTACTACTTGCTGATCTGGCTTAAGGTTTGGCTGCAATGACAGTGATCTCTACCAAAGAAGTAGTAGCTGGTTTGGTGAGGTCTTCTGATCTTTTTGTTGGTATGTAAGAATGCGAAACTGATCCAAAAGAAACTAATATGAAACAATTGTGGGAGTAGTTAACTTCCAAAGCGTCCTTGCGTTGTCAAGTTTTAAAGAGGTGACCTTTTGTGACTGCGAATGCGCTTGACCATGTCGTTGGAGGAAATTTAGACCTAGGCGAGAATGACGGCCGGCGGCTGGAAAAAAATACGACATAGGACAAGCTGAACATGTCAATGATGTGGCAAGAAAGAAGAAACACTACTGCATGACCTCCTTCTCCCAGACAGGGTCAATTCGAAATGTTTGGAAGTTTACTCTCGTCGGTGGATTCATGTTCAAatttagagcatcttcagccgtTGGAGCCCCGGGGCACAATCCGGATGAAAATTGATCCGGATTGGATCTATTTTTGGCATGGGAAGCAACGATTTTTCAGTCGTCCCGGAGATTTTGTGCGGATCAGAGCGCGGAATCTTCACTGACACGCGGGCCAGAGCACGAAAACGAGAAGCTGGGGACGTGACTGGACCGTTTTCGTTCGTCCGAATGAAAAAAAGTGGTCGTGGGACCTTCCCGGGGAgatggctggagatgctcttaacatCCTTATTTTCATAGTTGGATGGATGTATTCTACTAGGAGTATGCTATCGATTTGAGATTATGAGAACTGACCGTTTGATGCATGGTTTACGCTGGATACATGCATTTACTTTCAAATGAAAGGCTGAAAGCCAAAAATAAATATCTCTGAGTGGCTAGAAAGTACATCAATAATAATGGGTATTTGATAGTATAATTAAAAGAATAAGAAAACCTGTTCTTGCGCAAATAGTCTACAACATTTAAAGTCCAGATAAAGTTCAAATGGGGCTAGCCAGGTGAGTATACATGCATATTATAAATTGTGAACTCAACACCAATACAAGCTATAGGACGCATTCTCATGGATCTTGGTCAAAAGACGAGATACACAACGCCGGTTTTGTGCTCCGTGTTTAGCAAAAGCCAAGCTTAAATTCCTTAGAGAGCAAGTGAGGAATTTCTTCCCTTCCTTTTTCTCCTTTCCTTACTTGGATGCTTGTATTGTTGATTTCTTGGCTTTGGCTAAAGCATGGTCATCGATCAGCTCGGAGCTCAAGGCCATGACCATGGCTTTCCAAAGGCTGATGCTGCTTTTGTTGTGTGGAATTACAGTTGTGTACTGCTGGCAGGTTACCTTGCCAAGACTTCAAAACTGCGTGAAGTAATTAACAATGGTTAGAAATGGAAGAACTTTTTCAGATACTTGGGATGGGGGTCCCAAATTACTGTCCTAAATCAAAAGGTAAGCTCAGCTTTAGTGGACGATAACACAGTAACTTGGTGACTTTAGAGGTAGCTTCTATGTCACGTCCCACATGTATACATAATACATGTCAGATTCTTTATGTGGGTCTCAAAGTATCAGAAAGATCACATATGCGAGTCTGTCATGGCAACACACCAATATTAATCGCCCTTGCATGGACAATGCACTGATAACAATGGGCGTATATTAGCAGGAGCTGATGGGCGGAAAGAGCCCCTGCCTTGCAGGCCCAAGGGCAGTTGACTTCGACTGTTGAATACCACATGGATGCCTAATAAGAAAAATTTGTGTAAATATTTATAGGAACTAGTTTCTGAACTGCGCTGTTGTACGCTAATGTATTTCTTATTACCCTTTTCAACCTCTCATTCTACTTTGTTAACATTTTTCGTTGTCTTGCcttttttttcaaaatgggggtataccccggcttctgcatcatgacgatGCACACGGCCCTTTATTAGAATAAGGTTCAAGAAAGTATTATTTACAACTCACGCATCACCGAGGATTGATACAAGAACCAACCATAAAAAACAAACCATACTATGACTACAAATCAACATAGCCTTCTAGTATGTCGCCAACCagtctggcacaagatatcctgagcgaccattaggagccgtgtgcatccagaagccatggCATCCCGCTGCCCCTCCGGGGAAAGTAGGGCCCAGAGCTGGACCCAATGGGAGACCTTGtgaataacctgcaagaaatgaaaagatactttttttattaaaaattatatcatttctggccctccaaatagaccaacataaagtagaaaccccaatccggataaAAGCCTTAGATTGGCTATCTGCTCCATttcaccaattaccaaacatattagtaatattggtgggaggtggaagatcataagTGAAATTAACCGTACACCATAAGAGCTTAGCTAACGGACATTCAATAAAAAGGTGTTGAATGGTCTCATGTTccccacagaaaacacattttgtacaTCCATTCCAATGACGTTTAGCTAAATTATGCTTGGTTAACAGTACTTTATTACTCATaaaccacataaaaatcttaATCTTAAGCGGTATTTTAACCTTCCAGAGATACTTTCTCAAAAAAGGGGTATGGTCACACATAAGATCTTCATACATCGACTTGATGGTAAACACCCCATTAGATGCCAACTTCCAAACAAAACGATCATCCTCATTATTCAAAGTAACCATCATGAGTTTCCTGCATAATTGTAACCAGGAAGTCCATTTACTACCACTCAATACCATTTGGAATGTAATATTCAAAGGTGGTTGGGCAAGCACCTGTGCAACTGTTACATTCTTATGATGTACAATATTATACAAGGATGCATATTGCTGAGCCAAAGAAGTATTTCCTAACCAGGTATCTTCCGAGAAGCGGATGGTCCTACCATTACCCACTTTGAAATATCCCCTTGAAAAAACTCTTGTTTGACCTCCATCAATCCTTTCCAAAATGGGAAATCAGTAGGCTTAGCTTGAACCTCTGATAACATCTTCTGTCTTAGGTATTTGTTATGTAACAACTCTTGCCACACCTCGTCTTCGTTAAGAAGTTTAAAGAGCCATTTACTCAGTAAATATCTATTTTTGATTTCGAGAACCTCAATACCTAATCCCCATTGATCTTTGGATCGACATACAATGTTCCATTTCGTAAGCCGGtatttcttttttgttttcgtcggactgccaaaagaacctagatctatagaagtccaaatgtttccttaccccaacaggtatttgcaggaaagacaacataaacatcgTTAAGCTAGTTACTACTGAATTAATAAGAACTACTctatcaccataggatagtaaCTTCCCTTTCCAGCATCCTAATTTACTCTCAAACCGAGTTTCCACCGGATACCAATCCGAATTcctgagtttttttttttgtaatggattggaatacccaagtatctaaaggggagttgtccagcatcacatccaaagatctgctTATACTGATCCTCCTCCTCCTTTGCTTTTTCAAAACAAAAAAATCTCACTTTTATGGAAGATAATCTCCAGGCCCGATAACTCTTCAAAGAGGCACaaaattaatttcatattaacTGCTTTATTAAGGTCGTGTTTCAAGAATAGGATAGTATCATCTGCGTATTGTAATATAGAGAGCTCCCTCAACTAAATGAGGAATTAACCCTCCGACTTGACCATCCTCTTTTGCTCGTTTAATTAGGATGGCAAGCATATCCACTACAATATTGAAAAGCATGGGAGATAAAGGATCCCCTTGCCTTAGACCTTTCTTTGtctggaaataatgaccaatatcatcattcacCTTCACGCCAACACTCCCTCCTTGGACAAACTGTTGCACTAATCTACCCCATTCTGGAGCAAAATCTTTCATTCTCAAAGTTTGTTGTAAAAAAGGCCATTTCACCTTATCATATTCTTTTTCGAAGTCGATTTTAAATAACACCCCATCCATTTCTTATTATGTAGCTTATGGATTGTTTCATGAAGTATGACTATTGCCTGGCCTCTTCATGGTGAAGACTCACCTTGCATACCCTATCTTCTGGCACTCTTACTCTTCGTTTGTAATTATAGGGTCGGATGGCCattatttagagcatctccaacatgcGCGCTATATCGGCCGCGCTGCAAAAAACGGCCGGTATACCGCGCGCGGGGGGGAATCAggcgctccagcaggcgcggtaaaCGGCGTGATGCTGTAAAAATTTAAGAGCGCGCGGCGTTTTGCACAAACCGGAGCGGCATATCTGacgcgtcggctacagcgcgcggcatCGCTCGTCCAAGCGCGTTAAAACCCCTGCGCTGAAACTTCCCCTTCCGCGTCGCCACCCGAGCGCCCAATCCATCGTCTCCGCGCGCCGCCGGCGAAATCCTGACGATGGACGACCCCTCCGGCAACCCACCAACCCCTCCCTACTCCGTcccaccctccgccgccgccgcttccgccgcgccgccgccaaaccctagcggcggcgccGACGGCGGCAATGCAACGGCTGCTGTGCGCGCGCTCTTCGTCCCACCGCGCGGGCGCTGCACGCAGGCGCAGCCGCCGCGCAGATGGCAGCCGCGCAGGGCGCCAGCAACGCGCGGCCCGCGCCGAGGAGGGGGAATGCGCCGTCAACCAAACGGTCGCACATCGGTGCCACCTCCGTCACGCCGCCGAAGAAAGCGAAGGCGCCCGCCACCTGCCGGCcgcagcctcctcctccgacgacgaaccagacgcctcctcctcctcctccgacgacgaaccagacgcctcctcctcctcctccgatgaCGAACCAGCCGGCGCCTCCGTCCGGCAACCGTGTGGGCGCACATACGGTGcatgatgaaatgcccgagaggtaAAAACACTACTTTTCGTCGAAATTGTAGTTTAGACGCATACCTAGCCGTATAGTAATGAATTTCATTGCAATGTAGAGTCGATGATGCGACATTCATGGAGACAATGAATGTTGGATCCTCGTTCATGCATGATGAAGCCGCTGATGGAGAGGAGGAATATGAGGATGTTGATGAGGAAGGAGAAGGGTTGATTGAACCTCGCCATCCCGGTCGGACCGCCAACTACACCATAGCGGAGGACAAGTTGCACTTTTTGTCATTTGTTTCATGAATTATGTGTGATTATTTGATCTTTGTGAATGCAAAATAGTCTAGAAAAATGTTTTCCGCGCCCGCGCGCGCTGTATTTTGCCGCGCCCGGCGGAGGACCATTTTTTCAGCCCGCGCACGCGCTGCATATTAGCGCGTCCGGTGGAGGAAAAAACGGCACAACGCGCGCTAGCTGTTTACCGCGCGCAGAATCCGAGTTTTAGCGCGCCGCGATATAGcgtgcctgttggagatgctcttagctgtAACGGAaatattttgcctcgttttgaatTAACCGTAATAGCATACAGAAACCCTTTGTTTCTAATGCCACGTCAAGTTGCACCATCAAAATATTTCTGCTAACACAACAGCATAAAATGCATAAAAGGGTAAAAGCAGTTTTGCAAACGCTCTACATAATATATAGTACATTCTTGACATATGTCCAGTCTAAATCATAATGGATGTACCAAGAATCATTGACACAGGCAAACCGAAGTGTCACATCAGATTTCGTCTGGATTTTGATTAGTATATCTGATCCATCCTATCCAAAGCAAACCAATTACAGATTTTCTATGTGACGCTGGAGGCTAACTATGTGCGTGCGGTAGTAGGTCTGGGTGGGCGCGAATGCAAGTTGCATCATGGTGCTCCCCAACACGGCGTCCCCGGTGGTGGTCGAAATCGAAAACAAAGCACCTATAATCAAAGCCACAACACAGACAAAAGCCAACCCACAGTCCCTAATTTTATGCACTTTTGCCAAACCTGGCCTCTTTGCCTTTTCTCCCCCCGTTGTAGTGGGCTGCGGTTTATCTACCTAGCTAGTTGTATCACTTGGCAATTGGCGACTGCACAAGCTTACTCAATGATGCTCCATGGAGCTCCTATGACCTGTCGTGGTAGCCACGGATGCTAGAACAGTGATCGTACTGAGAAGACAACGCTATCCTTAAGTATCGTCAGGGTTTTGGGCGATTTCAGGCACCAATGTTTAGGATTTTTCTTTTGAGATGGCAATGTTTAGGATTGTGAAGATGCTGGTTTTGCCACTGGGGCAGTACACACATGCTTATGTGGCGGTACAGATAAGGGGAAGATATTCATTTGCATATTGTGCGACTTTATTGGTTGTGTTCTTTCTTTGTTACCCACTTGATCGAATTCATGTAAATAGCAAGGTGTTGTGACCTGGAACTTGTCAACTAAGAACATCGATTTTGGCGACCATGATCTATTTTGTTGGTTTGGTCTTTACAAAAAAAAGGAGGCATGAAGACGAGAAAAGGTACATAAAGCAACATGCACATTTCTGTTTGAGAAGTCCAACCATA
This Lolium perenne isolate Kyuss_39 chromosome 1, Kyuss_2.0, whole genome shotgun sequence DNA region includes the following protein-coding sequences:
- the LOC127295828 gene encoding uncharacterized protein, which encodes MDLARTPARRPMEPGLARRLWHVVLAVCHMLRRGLGRKRLMMDMHLLVGRGKLAGRALRGLLVHPTSGGHHIAASSSTSTMASFYGHRAREVEFSCTTTPSYPQYYGLFPFKGRGGRGRGDYGGLDAAAVARAFEMMSADVESGRATPAVAGVATATPSPMVAWILGRSPAGVRPLRVTDSPFPVVPEGGSNERVDAECDDFIQRFYEQLRLQHSVATPECS